In the genome of Phycisphaeraceae bacterium, one region contains:
- a CDS encoding VWA domain-containing protein produces MTIRFDDPAWLALAALAIPLAFVALRWLHAMSRARRWSAVVVRTLLLLLIAGALAGASSVRTTTRLAVIAVVDVSDSVRTLAFPDRAEAYSTALRAWFERAKDTRNPDDLFGVVAFDARRAALLAPAARDTGELDFSLSMREGTNIEDALRFANAMFPPGASRRILLVSDGVETGGDALAAARDLSSGAAATPVDVLPIVYAPQRETMIEALDAPPSAARDSIVPVRVTLRATGRTAGTLRLFLEGRPVRDESGATSRRVEFGPGRTVETFQVRLDDRRVNRFEAIFDPDADDEGVPIGDRVASNNRAEAFTISPGRGAVLLVDGVSDASPAGPGRTLARTLAQGGVDVEVVAPREIPPDPLTLQNYDLIALQNVAADDVSLGVQQLLADAVTRSGAGLVMIGGPNSFGAGGWKGSPLEPLLPVTLDLPEQLIVPPAAIVIVLDSSGSMAMSVLGSGRSQQDIANEGAARAILSLDEQDLVGVLEFNNSTRFVVPLGPNRDARASAQRVRSIVPGGGTNLYPAIAQAGDALAQVDAQVKHVIVLSDGIAMGSARVGYDAVERMRDQGITVSTIAVGDGADTETLQEIARRGSGAFYRVIDPNTLPRIFLRETRVVRKPLLREGEFAPVMLPSGSPITSGVSPSTPPLFGYVLTQRRDGAQATYAIDSPSGEPILAHWNAGLGRVAAFTSDAHDNWARAWLAWPGYAQLWTQLARTVARPPATRGYDLATDIQGDTLALRLDARDDEGRPLDLLTVPGVVYLPDGTREEVTLAQTGPGVYEARLDAPESGAYIVALTPRLGERALAPVLGGATRATGPELRTLQSNVGLLREVAQRTGGRVLSLDDPTASGLFDRAGLEPSRASLPIWRPLLVLAMLVFLLDVATRRVAWDRWLSREAIADLREAAAATRAAKAAGVTGALRRARDRADADGLPAPAKLERMQFDPRAEAERRKAIRHAVQTRQREQAQPQPAPPLAADPPSATPQAEPENAAGLLAAKRRARERMQGPGDA; encoded by the coding sequence GTGACCATCCGCTTCGACGACCCAGCATGGCTCGCGCTCGCCGCCCTCGCGATCCCCCTCGCGTTCGTCGCGCTGCGATGGCTCCACGCGATGTCGCGCGCCCGGCGCTGGAGCGCCGTCGTCGTGCGCACGCTCCTGTTGCTGCTCATCGCCGGCGCGCTCGCCGGCGCGTCGAGCGTGCGCACCACCACGCGCCTCGCCGTCATCGCCGTCGTCGATGTCTCCGACTCCGTGCGCACCCTCGCCTTCCCCGATCGCGCCGAGGCCTACTCCACCGCCCTGCGCGCCTGGTTCGAACGGGCCAAAGACACACGCAACCCCGACGACCTCTTCGGCGTCGTCGCCTTCGACGCCCGGCGCGCCGCGCTCCTCGCGCCGGCGGCGCGCGACACCGGGGAGCTCGACTTCTCCCTCTCCATGCGCGAGGGAACCAACATCGAGGACGCCCTCCGCTTCGCCAACGCCATGTTCCCCCCCGGCGCGTCGCGCCGAATCCTCCTGGTCTCCGACGGCGTCGAGACCGGCGGCGACGCGCTCGCCGCGGCCAGAGACCTCTCCTCCGGCGCCGCCGCCACCCCGGTCGATGTGCTCCCCATCGTCTACGCGCCCCAGCGCGAAACCATGATCGAAGCCCTCGACGCGCCGCCCTCCGCCGCGCGCGACTCCATCGTCCCGGTGCGCGTCACCCTGCGCGCCACCGGGCGCACCGCCGGCACGCTGCGACTCTTCCTCGAAGGACGCCCCGTGCGCGACGAGTCCGGCGCAACCTCGCGCCGCGTCGAGTTCGGCCCCGGGCGCACCGTCGAGACCTTCCAGGTCCGCCTCGACGACCGGCGCGTCAACCGCTTCGAAGCCATCTTCGACCCCGACGCCGACGACGAAGGCGTCCCCATCGGCGATCGCGTCGCGTCCAACAACCGCGCCGAAGCGTTCACCATCTCACCCGGGCGCGGCGCCGTCCTCCTCGTCGACGGCGTCAGCGACGCCTCCCCCGCCGGGCCCGGGCGCACCCTCGCGCGCACCCTCGCGCAGGGCGGCGTCGATGTCGAAGTCGTTGCGCCGCGCGAGATCCCACCCGACCCGCTCACCCTCCAGAACTACGACCTCATCGCGCTCCAGAACGTCGCCGCCGACGATGTCTCGCTCGGAGTGCAGCAGCTCCTCGCCGACGCCGTCACGCGCTCGGGCGCAGGGCTCGTGATGATCGGCGGGCCCAACTCCTTCGGCGCAGGCGGCTGGAAGGGCTCGCCCCTCGAGCCCCTCCTGCCCGTCACGCTCGACCTGCCCGAGCAGCTCATCGTCCCCCCCGCCGCGATCGTCATCGTGCTCGACTCCTCCGGCTCGATGGCGATGTCCGTCCTGGGCAGCGGGCGCAGCCAGCAGGACATCGCCAACGAGGGCGCCGCGCGCGCCATCCTCTCGCTCGACGAGCAGGACCTCGTGGGCGTGCTCGAGTTCAACAACTCCACGCGCTTCGTCGTCCCCCTGGGCCCCAACCGCGACGCGCGCGCCTCGGCGCAGCGCGTCCGATCCATCGTCCCCGGCGGCGGCACCAACCTCTACCCGGCGATCGCCCAGGCCGGCGACGCCCTCGCGCAGGTCGACGCCCAGGTCAAGCACGTCATCGTCCTCTCCGACGGCATCGCCATGGGATCGGCGCGCGTCGGCTACGACGCCGTCGAACGCATGCGCGACCAGGGCATCACCGTCTCCACCATCGCCGTGGGCGACGGCGCCGACACCGAAACCCTCCAGGAAATCGCCCGACGAGGCAGCGGCGCGTTCTACCGCGTCATCGACCCCAACACCCTGCCTCGCATCTTCCTGCGCGAGACGCGCGTCGTGCGCAAGCCCCTCCTGCGCGAGGGCGAGTTCGCGCCCGTCATGCTCCCCTCCGGTTCGCCCATCACCTCGGGCGTTTCGCCCTCCACCCCGCCGCTGTTCGGCTATGTCCTCACCCAGCGACGCGACGGCGCGCAGGCCACCTACGCGATCGACTCGCCCTCCGGAGAGCCGATCCTCGCGCACTGGAACGCCGGGCTCGGACGCGTCGCCGCCTTCACCTCCGACGCGCACGACAACTGGGCGCGCGCCTGGCTCGCATGGCCCGGCTACGCCCAGCTCTGGACGCAACTCGCGCGCACCGTCGCGCGCCCGCCCGCGACGCGCGGCTACGACCTCGCGACCGACATCCAGGGCGACACCCTCGCGCTGCGCCTCGACGCGCGCGACGACGAGGGCAGACCGCTCGACCTCCTCACCGTCCCGGGCGTTGTCTACCTGCCCGACGGCACGCGCGAAGAAGTCACCCTCGCGCAGACCGGGCCGGGCGTCTACGAGGCGCGCCTCGACGCGCCCGAGAGCGGCGCCTACATCGTCGCCCTCACGCCCCGACTCGGCGAACGCGCCCTCGCGCCCGTCCTGGGCGGCGCGACGCGCGCCACCGGCCCCGAACTGCGCACCCTCCAATCCAACGTCGGCCTGCTGCGCGAAGTCGCGCAGCGCACCGGGGGACGCGTGCTCTCCCTCGACGACCCGACGGCGTCCGGTCTCTTCGACCGCGCCGGGCTCGAGCCCAGCCGCGCGTCGCTGCCGATCTGGCGACCCCTGCTCGTGCTCGCGATGCTCGTGTTCCTGCTGGATGTCGCGACGCGCCGCGTCGCGTGGGACCGCTGGCTGTCGCGCGAAGCGATCGCCGACCTGCGCGAAGCCGCCGCCGCCACCCGGGCCGCCAAGGCCGCCGGCGTCACCGGCGCGCTGCGCCGGGCGCGCGATCGCGCCGACGCCGATGGCCTGCCCGCCCCGGCGAAGCTCGAGCGCATGCAGTTCGACCCGCGCGCCGAGGCCGAGCGCCGCAAGGCCATCCGGCACGCCGTCCAGACCCGCCAGCGCGAGCAGGCCCAGCCCCAGCCCGCGCCCCCCCTCGCCGCCGACCCACCGAGCGCGACGCCCCAGGCCGAGCCCGAGAACGCCGCCGGTCTTCTGGCCGCCAAACGCCGGGCCCGCGAGCGCATGCAGGGCCCGGGCGACGCCTGA